The bacterium genome has a segment encoding these proteins:
- a CDS encoding YbaK/EbsC family protein has protein sequence MTEIESRGLATLGAPCLHRLREYLDMAGVAYQVARHAPRYTAQELAQEEHVPGNLVAKVVLVTADDHLLMVVVPATSRVNVPWVRRAVGAKHARLATESEFLRAFPDCEAGAMPPFGNLYHLPVLVDRGLTRDPVIIFNGGTHDLVVTMTYEDFARLVQPKVGIFAVQP, from the coding sequence ATGACCGAGATCGAGTCGAGAGGTCTCGCCACGCTCGGTGCGCCCTGCCTGCACCGCCTGAGGGAGTACCTCGACATGGCGGGGGTGGCGTATCAGGTCGCCCGCCACGCCCCACGGTACACGGCGCAGGAGCTCGCGCAGGAAGAGCACGTGCCCGGGAATCTGGTGGCCAAGGTGGTGCTCGTCACCGCCGACGACCATCTGCTGATGGTGGTCGTCCCCGCCACCTCGCGGGTCAACGTGCCGTGGGTGCGGCGCGCCGTGGGTGCGAAGCACGCGCGGCTGGCGACGGAGAGCGAGTTTTTGCGCGCGTTCCCGGATTGCGAAGCGGGCGCGATGCCGCCGTTCGGCAACCTCTATCATCTCCCGGTCCTGGTGGATCGCGGCTTGACGCGCGATCCCGTGATCATCTTCAACGGGGGCACGCACGACCTCGTCGTGACGATGACATACGAGGACTTCGCCCGGCTCGTGCAGCCGAAGGTGGGGATCTTCGCGGTCCAGCCGTAG
- a CDS encoding CBS domain-containing protein, which yields MGTGVMGMLVRDRMTSPAITTRPDTETSAALKTMYVHKVRRLPVVDERGTLIGIVTQRTLYERGKASTPVAGLMTASPYTTAPESPIVEAAAKMRALGFGALPVLDHGRLVGIITESDIFDAFLELLGAGRTGTHLVVPIANVATGVRSVLDALTRAKAPLSGLATYVDRHGPAAVLTADEQDPRDLVRALREAGFEPSEISVQKTAGV from the coding sequence GTGGGGACCGGGGTGATGGGCATGCTCGTGCGCGATCGGATGACGAGTCCGGCGATTACGACGCGACCCGACACGGAGACCAGCGCGGCGCTCAAGACTATGTACGTCCACAAGGTCCGGCGGCTGCCGGTCGTCGATGAACGGGGTACCTTGATCGGCATCGTGACCCAACGGACGCTCTACGAGCGCGGCAAGGCGTCGACTCCGGTGGCGGGCCTGATGACCGCGTCCCCGTACACGACGGCGCCTGAATCACCGATCGTGGAGGCGGCCGCCAAGATGCGCGCCCTCGGATTCGGCGCGCTGCCGGTACTCGATCACGGCCGGCTCGTCGGCATCATCACCGAAAGCGATATCTTCGACGCGTTTCTCGAACTGCTCGGCGCGGGGCGCACCGGAACGCATCTGGTCGTACCGATCGCCAACGTGGCGACCGGCGTGCGGTCCGTGCTCGACGCGCTGACCCGCGCGAAGGCGCCGCTCAGCGGCCTGGCGACATACGTCGACCGGCACGGCCCGGCGGCGGTGCTGACCGCGGACGAGCAGGACCCGCGGGATCTCGTGCGCGCGCTGCGTGAGGCGGGCTTCGAGCCGTCGGAGATCAGCGTGCAGAAGACCGCCGGCGTCTAG
- a CDS encoding universal stress protein — translation MYHRILMPIDGSASSDAALAHGLQLAKEQGAEVKILHVLDTQALYLLYEGMYVEEIAERWRREGQAFVARAAEQARAAGITAATELIDEGGRIPDVIVNQAKAWSADLIVMGTHGRHGFDHLLLGSAAEGVVRTTPAPVLLIRKE, via the coding sequence ATGTATCACCGCATCCTGATGCCGATCGACGGCAGCGCCTCAAGCGACGCCGCGCTCGCCCACGGCCTCCAACTGGCCAAGGAGCAGGGTGCGGAGGTGAAGATTCTGCACGTGCTCGACACCCAGGCGCTCTATCTTCTGTACGAGGGGATGTACGTGGAAGAGATCGCGGAGCGCTGGCGCAGGGAAGGGCAGGCGTTCGTCGCCCGCGCCGCCGAGCAGGCGCGCGCGGCGGGAATTACCGCGGCGACCGAGCTCATCGACGAGGGCGGACGCATCCCCGACGTGATCGTGAACCAGGCGAAGGCGTGGTCCGCCGACCTCATCGTCATGGGCACCCACGGGCGGCACGGGTTCGACCACCTGCTGCTCGGCAGCGCCGCGGAAGGCGTGGTGCGCACGACGCCCGCGCCGGTGCTGCTGATCCGCAAAGAGTAA
- a CDS encoding HPr family phosphocarrier protein — MQQAVLTLTNAVGLHARPAAKFVQTAVRFASAITVRNATRNGPPADAKGILGVLGLGAEHGHLIEVSAAGPDEAESLAALRRLVESDFGEDS; from the coding sequence GTGCAGCAGGCGGTCTTGACGCTGACGAACGCCGTGGGACTCCATGCCCGCCCGGCGGCGAAATTCGTGCAGACCGCCGTCCGGTTCGCCTCCGCGATCACGGTCCGCAACGCCACGCGGAACGGGCCACCGGCGGATGCCAAAGGCATCCTCGGCGTGCTGGGCCTCGGCGCCGAGCATGGACACCTGATCGAAGTCTCGGCCGCCGGGCCGGACGAGGCGGAGAGCCTCGCGGCCCTGCGCAGGCTCGTCGAGTCGGATTTCGGAGAAGATTCGTGA
- the ptsP gene encoding phosphoenolpyruvate--protein phosphotransferase, whose protein sequence is MTASRLTGLPASPGIVTGPAWRYERRRLEITRRTGDGTGAEQRRLDAALSAAAADLDAVVEEQRTRLTPEVAAIFEAQRLMLADPDLLARSRREIAGGASAEAAWRAGIEHAAAALEALPGAVFRARAGDVRDVGDRVLRLLLGIAEPAPAPGGPAVIVAEDLTPSDTVGLAAGRLLALCTSGGGPTSHVAILARRLGVPAVVGLGAALAAVETGATLLVDGDRGVVVVTPDPAEIAAADTERAARAAARARADERAAEPAVTRDGARIEVAANVGSVADAEAAARAAADGAGLVRTEFLYLDRETAPDEDEQVAAYRAILDALPGKPVVVRTLDVGGDKPLPYVPLPSEANPFLGLRGARVAQRHPDLLRRQLRAILRAGAGRAIRIMFPMVGAVEEMRALRGVVDDVRRGLARDDRQDRTDLQIGMMVEVPSAALLADRFAPWVDFFSLGTNDLAQYTMAADRTNAAVAALADGLEPAVLRLIQMTAEAGAAAGKWVGVCGELAGDTAAVPVLIGLGVVELSMNPPAIAAVKAEIRRWTIADARDVARRALALDSARAVRALLADAGARSGR, encoded by the coding sequence GTGACAGCCTCCCGGCTGACGGGGCTGCCCGCCTCGCCCGGCATCGTCACCGGCCCGGCCTGGCGGTACGAGCGCCGGCGCCTCGAGATCACGCGGCGCACCGGGGACGGGACCGGTGCCGAACAGCGGCGCCTCGACGCCGCCCTGTCGGCCGCGGCGGCGGATCTGGATGCGGTGGTCGAAGAACAGCGGACGCGCTTGACCCCCGAAGTGGCCGCGATCTTCGAGGCGCAGCGCCTGATGCTGGCGGATCCGGACCTCCTGGCGCGCAGCCGCCGGGAGATCGCCGGAGGCGCGTCGGCGGAGGCCGCGTGGCGGGCAGGAATCGAACACGCCGCGGCCGCGCTGGAAGCCCTGCCGGGCGCGGTGTTTCGCGCGCGCGCCGGCGACGTCCGCGACGTCGGCGACCGGGTGCTGCGGCTGCTCCTCGGAATCGCCGAGCCCGCGCCGGCGCCCGGCGGGCCGGCGGTCATCGTCGCGGAGGATCTTACGCCGTCGGACACGGTCGGCCTCGCGGCGGGCCGGTTGCTGGCGCTGTGCACGTCGGGCGGCGGTCCGACCTCGCACGTCGCGATCCTGGCGCGGCGGCTCGGCGTGCCGGCCGTGGTCGGCCTCGGCGCCGCTCTTGCCGCGGTCGAGACCGGCGCGACGCTGCTCGTCGATGGGGACCGGGGCGTGGTCGTCGTGACGCCCGATCCGGCCGAGATCGCCGCCGCGGACACCGAGCGGGCCGCCCGCGCGGCCGCCCGCGCCCGTGCGGACGAGCGGGCCGCCGAGCCGGCCGTCACACGCGACGGCGCGCGCATCGAAGTCGCCGCCAACGTAGGAAGCGTCGCCGACGCGGAGGCGGCGGCCCGGGCCGCCGCCGACGGCGCCGGCCTGGTGCGCACGGAGTTTCTCTATCTCGACCGCGAGACCGCGCCCGACGAGGACGAGCAGGTGGCGGCGTATCGCGCCATCCTCGACGCGCTGCCCGGCAAACCGGTGGTGGTGCGAACCCTCGACGTCGGGGGCGACAAGCCCCTGCCTTACGTGCCGCTGCCGTCCGAAGCCAATCCGTTCCTCGGGCTGCGCGGCGCGCGCGTCGCGCAGCGCCACCCCGACCTTCTGCGCCGACAGCTGCGCGCGATCTTACGCGCGGGCGCCGGCCGGGCGATCCGGATCATGTTCCCGATGGTCGGCGCAGTCGAGGAGATGCGGGCGCTGCGCGGGGTTGTGGACGACGTGCGCCGCGGTCTCGCGCGGGACGATCGTCAGGACCGCACCGATCTCCAGATCGGCATGATGGTGGAGGTGCCGTCCGCGGCGCTTCTGGCCGACCGCTTCGCGCCGTGGGTCGATTTCTTCAGTCTCGGCACCAACGATCTCGCGCAGTACACGATGGCCGCGGACCGCACGAACGCCGCGGTCGCCGCCCTCGCCGACGGACTCGAGCCGGCGGTCCTGCGCCTGATCCAGATGACGGCGGAAGCCGGCGCCGCCGCCGGCAAGTGGGTCGGCGTCTGCGGCGAGCTGGCGGGGGACACCGCGGCAGTCCCGGTCCTGATCGGCCTGGGCGTCGTCGAGCTGAGCATGAATCCCCCGGCGATCGCCGCGGTGAAGGCCGAGATCCGCCGGTGGACCATCGCGGACGCGCGGGACGTCGCCCGGCGGGCACTCGCGCTCGACAGCGCGCGCGCCGTTCGCGCGCTGCTCGCGGACGCGGGCGCGCGGTCCGGCCGCTAG
- the nifJ gene encoding pyruvate:ferredoxin (flavodoxin) oxidoreductase — protein sequence MVTIDGNEAVASVAYRVNQLVAIYPITPASPMGELADEWSAQSRPNIWGTVPQVIEMQSEGGAAGTVHGGLQAGALTTTFTASQGLLLMLPNMYRIAGELTAFTMHVAARTVATHALSIFGDHSDVMACRQAGFAMLCSGSVQEAHDLACVAHAATLRSRVPFLHFCDGFRTSHEIAKIELLTDDDLRAMLPEELLRAHRARALTPDRPVLRGTAQNPDTFFQAREAANPFYRDCPGHVQDAMDRIAALTGRSYHLFDYAGHPEAERVIVVMGSAAETVHETVDWLAASGEKVGVVKVRLFRPFSASDFVAALPRTVRAVAVLDRTKEPGALGEPLYLDVLAALNEVPLAAHPTVVGGRYGLASKEFTPAMVAAVYRELAAPAPRRHFTIGITDDVTGLSLPFDPDADIEPGDVTRAVFFGLGADGTVGANKNSIKIIGEETPHYAQGYFVYDSKKSGAVTVSHLRFGPRPIRSAYLIRRANFVACHQFAFLDRYDVLRYAAPGAVVLLNAPYGPDEIWSRLPREVQAEVVDRRLRLYAIDALDVARRAGMGGRINTVMQTCFFAISGVLPPDEAIARIKTAIQETYGRLGDEIVRRNWEAVDDTLAHLYEVRVPQGASAGRARPETVPPDAPEFVRRVTAAMLSQNGDLLPVSAFPPDGAWPVGTAKWEKRNLAQDIPVWDPAICIQCNKCVFVCPHAVIRAAVYEPRHLDGAPASFKATGYRGLDFKNHQYTLQVAPEDCTGCGLCAAVCPVKDKANPKHRALDMAPQAPLRETERENWAFFLTLPAPDPRRLKHDVKESQFRTPLFEFSGACAGCGETPYIRLLTQLVGDRVLIANATGCSSIYGANLPTTPYTVNRDGRGPAWSNSLFEDDAEFGLGFRLAVDQFVREARGLVERLAPRLGSDLAAELLAADQPDDAGVAAQRARVTRVRERLADLDTPEAHRLLDLADYLVRKSVWVVGGDGWAYDIGYGGLDHVLATGRDVNVLVLDTEVYSNTGGQQSKATPRGAAAKFASAGKATAKKDLALLAMTYGNVYVASVAFGAKDTQTVRALVEADTYPGPSLVIAYSPCIAHGYDLVHGLEQQKLAVESGYWPLFRYDPRRIAAGLNPLVLDSPPPKIDLPRFLYNEARFRMVDGMNRGRARELLALATQDVQRRYRLYEQLAGLHVRPADGASSVGASATPAGEKPEAASAAGAADD from the coding sequence ATGGTCACGATTGACGGAAACGAAGCGGTCGCCTCGGTCGCCTACCGGGTCAACCAGCTCGTCGCGATCTACCCGATCACCCCGGCGTCGCCGATGGGCGAGCTCGCCGATGAGTGGTCGGCGCAGAGCCGGCCCAACATCTGGGGGACCGTGCCGCAGGTAATCGAGATGCAGTCGGAGGGCGGCGCGGCCGGCACGGTCCACGGGGGGCTGCAGGCCGGGGCCCTCACGACGACGTTCACGGCGTCTCAGGGCCTGCTGTTGATGCTCCCCAACATGTACAGGATCGCCGGCGAGCTCACCGCGTTCACGATGCACGTCGCCGCGCGGACCGTGGCCACGCACGCCCTGTCCATCTTCGGCGATCACTCGGACGTCATGGCCTGCCGCCAAGCCGGCTTCGCCATGCTGTGCTCCGGATCGGTGCAGGAAGCCCACGACCTCGCCTGCGTCGCGCACGCGGCGACGCTGCGCTCGCGCGTGCCGTTCCTGCATTTCTGCGACGGGTTTCGCACGTCGCACGAGATCGCCAAGATCGAGCTGCTCACCGACGACGATCTCCGCGCGATGCTGCCCGAGGAGCTCCTCCGCGCGCACCGCGCCCGGGCGCTCACGCCCGACCGGCCCGTGCTGCGCGGGACCGCCCAGAACCCCGACACGTTCTTCCAGGCGCGCGAAGCGGCCAACCCGTTCTACCGCGACTGCCCGGGCCACGTGCAGGACGCGATGGACCGGATCGCCGCGCTGACGGGACGGTCGTATCACCTGTTCGACTACGCGGGACATCCCGAGGCCGAGCGCGTGATCGTGGTGATGGGGTCGGCGGCCGAGACGGTCCACGAGACGGTCGACTGGCTGGCGGCGTCCGGGGAGAAGGTCGGTGTCGTCAAGGTACGGCTGTTCCGGCCGTTTTCGGCGAGCGACTTCGTCGCCGCCCTCCCCCGTACGGTCCGCGCCGTCGCGGTGCTCGATCGAACCAAGGAGCCCGGCGCGCTCGGCGAACCGCTCTACCTCGACGTGCTCGCCGCGCTCAACGAGGTCCCCCTCGCCGCCCACCCCACGGTCGTCGGCGGGCGGTACGGCCTCGCCTCCAAGGAGTTCACGCCGGCGATGGTCGCCGCGGTGTACAGGGAGCTCGCCGCGCCGGCCCCGCGCCGCCACTTCACGATCGGCATCACGGACGACGTGACGGGCCTGTCGCTGCCGTTCGACCCGGACGCGGACATCGAGCCCGGCGACGTGACCCGCGCGGTCTTCTTCGGGCTCGGCGCCGACGGCACCGTCGGAGCGAACAAGAACTCCATCAAGATCATCGGTGAGGAGACGCCTCACTACGCGCAGGGCTACTTCGTCTACGACTCCAAGAAGTCGGGGGCCGTGACCGTCTCGCACCTGCGCTTCGGACCCCGGCCGATCCGGTCCGCGTACCTCATCCGCCGGGCGAACTTCGTGGCGTGCCACCAGTTCGCGTTTCTCGATCGCTACGACGTGCTGCGGTACGCCGCGCCGGGGGCCGTCGTGCTGCTCAACGCGCCGTACGGACCCGACGAGATCTGGAGCCGGCTGCCGCGCGAAGTGCAGGCCGAGGTGGTGGACCGGCGCCTTCGGCTGTACGCCATCGACGCGCTCGACGTGGCGCGCCGGGCCGGCATGGGCGGCCGCATCAACACCGTCATGCAGACCTGCTTCTTCGCTATTTCCGGCGTGCTGCCGCCGGACGAAGCGATCGCCAGGATCAAGACGGCGATCCAGGAGACCTACGGGCGCCTCGGCGACGAGATCGTCCGGCGAAACTGGGAGGCCGTGGACGACACGCTCGCCCATCTGTACGAGGTGCGCGTGCCGCAGGGTGCTTCGGCGGGCCGGGCGCGGCCGGAGACGGTGCCGCCGGATGCGCCCGAGTTCGTCAGACGCGTCACGGCGGCGATGCTGAGTCAGAACGGCGACCTGCTGCCGGTCAGCGCCTTCCCGCCGGACGGCGCCTGGCCGGTCGGAACGGCGAAGTGGGAAAAGCGCAACCTCGCGCAGGACATTCCGGTCTGGGATCCCGCGATCTGCATCCAGTGCAACAAGTGCGTGTTCGTCTGCCCGCACGCGGTCATCCGCGCCGCGGTCTACGAGCCGCGGCACCTCGACGGGGCGCCCGCGTCGTTCAAGGCCACCGGCTATCGCGGGCTCGACTTCAAGAATCACCAATACACCCTCCAGGTCGCCCCGGAGGACTGCACCGGCTGCGGCCTCTGCGCCGCGGTGTGCCCGGTCAAGGACAAGGCCAACCCCAAGCACCGGGCTCTCGACATGGCGCCGCAGGCGCCGCTGCGCGAGACGGAGCGCGAGAACTGGGCGTTCTTCCTCACCCTGCCGGCGCCCGATCCCCGGCGCCTCAAGCACGACGTCAAGGAATCGCAGTTCCGCACGCCGCTCTTTGAGTTTTCCGGGGCGTGCGCAGGCTGCGGCGAGACGCCCTACATCCGGCTGCTGACCCAGCTCGTCGGCGACCGCGTGCTCATCGCGAACGCGACCGGATGCTCGTCGATCTACGGCGCCAACCTGCCGACCACACCCTATACCGTCAACCGCGACGGCCGCGGGCCGGCGTGGTCCAACTCCCTGTTCGAAGACGACGCGGAGTTCGGCCTGGGGTTCCGCCTCGCGGTGGACCAGTTCGTCCGGGAGGCCCGCGGTCTGGTGGAGCGCCTCGCCCCGCGGCTGGGGTCCGACCTCGCCGCGGAGCTGCTCGCGGCGGACCAGCCGGACGACGCCGGCGTCGCGGCGCAGCGCGCGCGGGTCACGCGGGTGCGCGAGCGTCTGGCAGATCTCGACACGCCCGAGGCGCACCGGCTCCTCGACCTCGCCGACTATCTCGTGCGCAAGAGCGTCTGGGTCGTGGGCGGAGACGGCTGGGCGTACGACATCGGCTACGGCGGCCTCGACCACGTGCTGGCGACGGGCCGCGACGTCAACGTCCTCGTGCTCGACACGGAAGTGTACTCGAACACCGGGGGACAGCAGTCCAAAGCCACGCCCCGCGGGGCCGCGGCCAAGTTCGCCTCCGCCGGCAAGGCTACGGCGAAGAAGGACCTCGCGCTCCTCGCCATGACCTACGGCAACGTCTACGTCGCCTCCGTCGCCTTCGGCGCCAAGGACACCCAGACGGTCCGGGCGCTCGTCGAGGCGGACACCTACCCCGGGCCGTCGCTCGTCATCGCCTACTCGCCGTGCATCGCGCACGGCTACGACCTCGTGCACGGCCTGGAACAGCAGAAGCTCGCGGTCGAGTCCGGGTACTGGCCGCTGTTCCGCTACGATCCGCGCCGGATCGCCGCGGGGCTCAACCCGCTGGTCCTCGACTCGCCGCCGCCGAAGATCGACCTGCCACGCTTTCTCTACAACGAGGCGCGCTTCCGCATGGTGGACGGCATGAACCGCGGGCGGGCGCGGGAGCTGCTGGCCCTGGCGACACAAGACGTGCAGCGGCGCTACCGGCTGTACGAACAGCTCGCGGGACTCCACGTCCGGCCGGCGGACGGGGCGTCATCGGTCGGGGCGTCGGCCACCCCAGCCGGCGAGAAGCCGGAGGCGGCATCCGCCGCCGGCGCCGCCGACGACTAA
- a CDS encoding dihydroorotate dehydrogenase-like protein has translation MDLSTTYLGMPLPHPLMPGASPMADDLDTVKRLEEAGAAAIVMHSLFEEQIVEEQVAALHFDVHAESSAEARSYFPRPHDYALGPGQYLEQIARIKAAVRLPVIASLNGTTTGGWIEYARRIEEAGADALELNVYHVSADPNETAAVVEGRLVDILRAVKRSVAIPVAVKLSPFYSALAHLAGALDAAGADGFVLFNRFYQPDIDAAALEIVPTIELSTSAELRQRLTWLPVLSHQVRASLAVSGGVHTALDAIKAVMAGAHAVQMVSALLLRGPRYLRTVRQQMEVWMESHEYISLRQMQGSMNLARCPDPAAFERGQYIRLLQGWAPAGRFGARPR, from the coding sequence ATGGACCTTTCTACGACGTACCTCGGAATGCCGCTGCCGCATCCGCTGATGCCCGGCGCGTCGCCGATGGCCGACGACCTCGACACGGTGAAGCGGCTCGAGGAGGCAGGGGCCGCCGCCATCGTCATGCACTCGCTGTTCGAGGAGCAGATCGTGGAGGAGCAGGTCGCGGCCCTCCACTTCGACGTCCACGCGGAGTCCTCGGCCGAGGCCCGCTCCTACTTCCCCCGGCCGCACGACTACGCGCTCGGCCCCGGCCAGTACCTCGAGCAGATTGCCCGCATCAAGGCGGCGGTCCGCCTGCCCGTGATCGCGTCCCTCAACGGCACCACCACGGGCGGCTGGATCGAGTATGCCCGCCGGATCGAGGAGGCCGGGGCGGACGCGCTGGAGCTCAACGTCTATCACGTTTCGGCGGACCCGAACGAGACCGCGGCGGTGGTCGAGGGCCGTCTCGTCGATATTCTTCGCGCCGTGAAGCGGTCCGTCGCCATTCCGGTGGCCGTCAAGCTGTCGCCGTTTTACTCGGCGCTGGCGCACCTCGCCGGCGCGCTCGACGCGGCGGGCGCCGACGGGTTCGTGCTCTTCAACCGGTTCTACCAGCCCGATATCGACGCCGCCGCGCTGGAGATCGTGCCGACGATCGAGCTGTCGACGAGCGCGGAGCTGCGCCAGCGGCTGACGTGGCTGCCGGTGCTCTCGCACCAGGTACGGGCGTCGCTCGCGGTCAGCGGCGGCGTGCACACGGCGCTCGACGCGATCAAGGCGGTGATGGCCGGCGCGCACGCGGTGCAGATGGTCTCGGCGCTGCTGCTGCGTGGGCCGCGGTACCTGCGCACCGTCCGCCAGCAGATGGAAGTCTGGATGGAATCCCACGAGTACATCTCGCTGCGCCAGATGCAGGGCAGCATGAATCTGGCGCGCTGCCCCGACCCCGCCGCGTTCGAGCGCGGCCAGTACATCCGGCTTCTGCAGGGCTGGGCGCCCGCGGGACGGTTCGGCGCGAGACCTCGCTAG
- a CDS encoding class I fructose-bisphosphate aldolase — translation MNLDAMVETTRALTARGKGILAADESHGTIGKRFGAIGVENTPENRRRYRQLLFTTPGIAEILSGVILYDETVRQRSDDGTPFPELLVRAGIVPGIKVDAGAKPLAGAAEELVTEGLDGLRDRLADYRGLGARFAKWRAVIQIGEGRPSRYCLDANAHALARYAALCQEADIVPIVEPEVLMDGSHTIEQCFDATEAALDGLFRSLRDQRVVLEAVLLKPNMVVSGAKCPRQAGVEEVAEATVRCLRRTVPAAVPGVMFLSGGQTPERATQHLNAMNAVPGPRPWALSFSFARALQQPAMDAWRGSPAAVQAAQQAFLHRARLVSAAREGRYTPAMEEAGTATGQARR, via the coding sequence ATGAACCTGGACGCGATGGTGGAGACGACGCGGGCGCTCACGGCGCGCGGCAAGGGCATCCTGGCCGCGGACGAGAGTCACGGTACGATCGGGAAGCGCTTCGGCGCGATCGGTGTGGAGAATACGCCGGAGAACCGCCGGCGGTACCGGCAGCTGCTCTTCACCACGCCCGGTATCGCCGAGATCCTGAGCGGCGTGATCCTCTACGACGAGACGGTCCGTCAGCGGTCGGACGACGGCACGCCGTTTCCGGAGCTTCTCGTCCGAGCCGGGATCGTCCCCGGCATCAAGGTCGACGCCGGAGCGAAGCCGCTCGCCGGCGCCGCCGAAGAGCTCGTTACGGAAGGCCTCGACGGACTCCGCGACCGCCTGGCGGACTACCGCGGGCTCGGCGCGCGGTTTGCGAAGTGGCGGGCCGTGATCCAGATCGGGGAGGGGCGGCCGAGCCGGTACTGCCTGGATGCAAACGCGCATGCGCTCGCGCGGTACGCGGCGTTGTGCCAGGAGGCCGACATCGTCCCGATCGTCGAGCCGGAGGTGCTGATGGACGGCAGCCACACGATCGAGCAGTGCTTCGACGCGACCGAAGCGGCGCTCGACGGGCTGTTCCGGTCGCTGCGGGACCAGCGCGTCGTGCTCGAGGCGGTGCTGCTGAAGCCCAACATGGTGGTCTCGGGAGCGAAGTGCCCGCGGCAGGCGGGTGTCGAGGAGGTCGCGGAGGCGACGGTGCGCTGCCTGCGCCGCACGGTGCCGGCGGCGGTGCCCGGCGTGATGTTCCTTTCGGGCGGTCAGACTCCGGAGCGCGCGACGCAGCACCTGAACGCGATGAACGCGGTGCCGGGGCCCCGTCCGTGGGCGTTGAGCTTCTCGTTCGCGCGCGCGCTGCAGCAGCCCGCGATGGACGCGTGGCGGGGGTCCCCGGCCGCGGTCCAGGCGGCGCAGCAGGCGTTCCTCCATCGCGCGCGGCTCGTCTCGGCCGCCCGCGAGGGGCGGTATACGCCGGCGATGGAAGAGGCCGGCACGGCGACGGGTCAGGCGCGCCGCTAG
- the pfp gene encoding diphosphate--fructose-6-phosphate 1-phosphotransferase encodes MKTLAIVVGGGPSPGINAVIAAATIEARNHGLRVVGVQTGFQALVAGDLSRARALDINDVSRIHFEGGSILGTSRVNPAKTPDDLRRVTESLSRLEISYLVTIGGDDTAFGASQVAAAMKGRLATVHVPKTIDNDLPLPPGIPTFGFTTAVNVGKDLVHNLMQDAATGGRWFFVTVMGRHAGHLALGVAGAAGATLAIIPEEFRAEEFPASHLPLDRVADILEGAIIKRLADGREHGVALLAEGLLENLDPATLGPVERDSYGNLRLAELDLGRLLRARVAESLASRGLRVQIQPLDLGYELRCAPPDGFDIQYCRGLGYSAIRFLLQGGSGAMVTVQGDRLVPIPFAEIMDPATGRIRVRRVDVESEMYGVHLSYMIRLRPEDFADLARIRTLAAAGRLAEDEFVRRFRPVAEGLPRAAARVG; translated from the coding sequence ATGAAGACATTGGCCATCGTCGTCGGCGGCGGTCCGTCGCCGGGCATCAACGCGGTGATCGCCGCGGCCACGATCGAGGCGCGCAATCACGGACTGCGCGTCGTCGGCGTGCAGACCGGGTTCCAGGCGCTCGTGGCGGGCGATCTGAGCCGCGCACGCGCCCTCGACATCAACGACGTCTCGCGCATCCATTTCGAGGGCGGCTCGATCCTCGGCACCTCGCGGGTGAACCCGGCGAAGACGCCGGACGACCTGCGGCGCGTCACCGAATCGCTGAGCCGCCTCGAGATCTCGTACCTCGTCACGATCGGCGGCGACGACACCGCCTTCGGCGCCTCCCAGGTGGCGGCGGCGATGAAGGGCCGGCTGGCCACGGTGCACGTGCCGAAGACGATCGACAACGACCTGCCGCTGCCGCCCGGTATTCCGACGTTCGGGTTCACCACCGCGGTGAACGTCGGAAAGGACCTGGTGCACAATCTCATGCAGGACGCGGCGACGGGCGGGCGGTGGTTCTTCGTCACGGTGATGGGCCGGCATGCCGGGCATCTCGCGCTCGGCGTGGCGGGAGCCGCGGGGGCTACGCTCGCGATCATTCCGGAGGAGTTCCGTGCGGAAGAGTTTCCCGCGTCGCACCTGCCGCTCGATCGCGTCGCCGACATCCTCGAGGGCGCGATCATCAAGCGCCTGGCCGACGGCCGCGAGCACGGCGTTGCGCTCTTGGCCGAAGGACTCCTGGAAAATCTGGATCCCGCGACGCTCGGTCCGGTGGAGCGCGACAGCTACGGAAACCTGCGCCTCGCCGAACTGGACCTCGGACGCCTGCTCAGGGCCCGCGTTGCCGAGAGCCTCGCGTCGCGCGGGCTTCGCGTACAGATCCAACCGTTGGATCTCGGGTACGAACTGCGCTGCGCGCCGCCGGACGGCTTTGACATCCAGTACTGCCGCGGCCTCGGGTACTCGGCGATCCGCTTCCTCCTGCAGGGCGGCAGCGGTGCGATGGTCACGGTGCAGGGTGATCGGCTGGTGCCCATCCCGTTTGCCGAGATCATGGATCCGGCGACCGGCCGCATCCGGGTGCGCCGCGTCGACGTGGAATCGGAAATGTATGGCGTGCACCTGTCCTACATGATCCGGCTGCGCCCGGAGGACTTCGCCGATCTCGCGAGGATCCGGACGCTGGCGGCGGCGGGGCGTCTTGCCGAGGACGAGTTCGTGCGGCGGTTCCGCCCGGTGGCTGAGGGGCTGCCCCGGGCGGCGGCCCGTGTGGGCTGA